CGCCACTCGGCTGCACCGGCTGCTGACCGAGGCCGCCCGGGATGCGCACGCCGCCATCGACAGCCCCACGACTGTCGCCGAGGCCGCTGACCCGGTGCCCGGCACGGCGGAGGTCGCGCGATGAGGCGGGTGGCCTACGTCTGCACGGACCCCGGGATACCGGTGTTCGGCCGCAAAGGCGCGTCGGCACACGTGCGTGCCGTGCTGCGGCGGTTGGTCGCAGCCGGGTGGGAGGTGCATCTGCTCGCCCCGCGCACCGGTGGCCCGGCGCCCTCGGATCTGGCCGGGGTGCGGTGGCACCGGCTCCCGGAGGTCGTGGGGGCTCGGGGCGTCGAGCGCGAGCGCTCCGCCCAGGCCAGTGACGGCGCCGTCCCGGCGCTGCTGGACCGGATCGCCGCCGAGGCACCGCTCGACCTCGTCTACGAGCGGTACGCCCTCTGGGGGCGCAGCGCCACCAGCTGGGCCCTCGCCCGCGGTGTACCCAGCCTGCTCGAGGTGAACGCCCCGCTCGTGGACGAACACGACGAGCACCGCGGTCTCGTCGATCGCCGGCAGGCCGAGAGCACGGCCCGGCTGGCCCTCGGCCGGGCACGCGCCGTCGTCTGCGTGAGTGAATCCGTCGCCCGATGGGCCCGCACGCACGCGGGGCACATCGGACACATCCATGTGATCGGCAACGGCGTGGACACCACCCGCATCACCCCCGCCACCCACCCGCCGGTGGCCCCGGACGCCGCCCGGTTCACCGTGGGCTTCGTGGGCACGCTCAAGCCCTGGCACGGGGTCGAGGTGCTGGTGGACGCGATGGCCCGGCTCGTGCCCGCCGACCCGAGCTACCGGCTACGGCTGATCGGGGACGGCCCGCTGGCGGACGATCTGCACGCGCGGGCACAGGAGCACGGCATCGACGGATCGGTCGAGCTCGTCGGTGCGGTCGACCCCGACGAGATCGGTGCCCAGCTGCGCGAGCTGGACCTGGCCGCCGCTCCCTACCCCCCGATGCGGGACTGCTACTTCTCCCCGTTGAAAGTGCGCGAATAC
Above is a window of Ruania suaedae DNA encoding:
- a CDS encoding glycosyltransferase family 4 protein; the protein is MRRVAYVCTDPGIPVFGRKGASAHVRAVLRRLVAAGWEVHLLAPRTGGPAPSDLAGVRWHRLPEVVGARGVERERSAQASDGAVPALLDRIAAEAPLDLVYERYALWGRSATSWALARGVPSLLEVNAPLVDEHDEHRGLVDRRQAESTARLALGRARAVVCVSESVARWARTHAGHIGHIHVIGNGVDTTRITPATHPPVAPDAARFTVGFVGTLKPWHGVEVLVDAMARLVPADPSYRLRLIGDGPLADDLHARAQEHGIDGSVELVGAVDPDEIGAQLRELDLAAAPYPPMRDCYFSPLKVREYLAAGLPVVASRIGVLPALLEHGRLGELVTPGDPTELAAAIAALRADRLRRTRLREAGVRAAARHDWARVVTESLELVGLRLPQPEVSRGIG